Below is a window of Mycolicibacterium chitae DNA.
CTCGCCGGGAACCTCGGGGTTCAGCGGGACCCGCTGCGGGGTGTTGCCCAGATCCTCGATGCCCAGCGCCTGGGCCAGCCGGCGGGCCGGGTCGATGGTCATGACCACCACGGTGCGGCCGTACTCGGCGGCGCGCAGCGCCATGGCCGCGGCCGTCGTCGTCTTCCCCACGCCGCCCGCGCCGCAACACACCACGACGCGGTTGGACGTGTCCTGCAGGATCGACGCCATGTCGAGCGCCGGTGGTTTGGTGCTCATCAGCGGACCCCCTGGTGGGCAAGGACGTCGGCGAGCTCGTACAGGCTGCCGAGGTCGATGCCGTCGTTGATGGATGGCAGTTCCAGCCGCGGCACGTGGATCTCGTCGAGCCGCTCGGCTGTTTCCGACCGGGACTTCACCCGGGTGGCGTGCTGGATGGTCTCGGTGAGCAGACCGGCGAAATCGCCGTCAGGCATGGTGATCCCGACCTTCTCCAGGTCGGCGCGCACCGCCTCGGCGTCGATCTCACCCTCGGCGGCCGCGTCCAGGTCCTCCGGCGCCAGGAACGCCGGGATGTTGCGGTTGACGATGACGGCGCCGATCGGCAGGCCGATCTCCTCGAGCTCCTCGATGGCCTCGATCGTCTCCTGGATGGGCAGCGACTCGAGCAGCGTCACCAGGTGGATGGCGGTCTGATCGGAGCGCAGCAGGTTGACCACGCCCTCGGCCTGCGAGTGCACCGGGCCGCCCTTGGCCAGGTCCGACACCGCGCGGGTGACGTCCAGGAACCGGGAGATCCGGCCGGTGGGCGGTGAATCGACCACGATGGCGTCGTACACCGGCAGCTTGTTGCGGTCGACGCGGATCACCGACTCCTTGATCTTGCCGGTGAGCAGCACGTCGCGCAGGCCGGGTGCGATGGTGGTGGCGAACTCGACGGCCCCGATGCGCTTCATCGCCCGGCCGGCCAGGCCCAGGTTGTAGAACATGTCGAGGTATTCCATGAACGCGGCCTCGATGTCGATGGCCAGCGCGTTGACCTGTCCGCCCCGTTCGGCGGTCGCGATCTTGAGCTCCTCGTAGGGCAGCGGCGGGACGTCGAAGAGTTGCGCAATCCCTTGGCGCTCTTCGACTTCCACCAACAGCACTTTGCGGCCGCCGGCGGCCAGCGTCAGCGCCAGCGCGGCGGCCACGGTCGATTTGCCGGTGCCTCCCTTGCCGGTGACGAAATGGAGCCGGGCCTTGGCCAAACGGGAGGGCCAGCCGACGGGTCTTCCGTCGCTCGGTGTGGTCGCCATGGACTGCATGTTAACCAACGTCTTAAGCGAGACCACTAGGCTCATAACCCATGAGTGCACCGACCACCTGGGAGTACGCCACCGTGCCGCTGCTCACCCACGCCACCAAGCAAATCCTCGATCAGTGGGGCGCCGACGGTTGGGAACTGGTCGCAGTGCTGCCCGGCCCGACCGGCGAGCAGCATGTGGCGTACCTGAAACGGCCCAAATGAGCGCCACCGCGCGCCTGTCCGAACTGGGCCTGACCCTGCCCACCGTCGTCGCACCGCTGGCCGCGTACGTGCCCGCGGTGCGCACGGGCAACCTGGTCTACACCTCCGGTCAGCTGCCGATGGTCGACGGGAAACTGTCGGCCCAGGGCAAGGTCGGGGCCGAGGTCAGCGCCGAGGACGCCCGGGAGGTGGCCCGGCTGTGCGCGCTGAACGCGCTGGCCGCGGTGGACGCGCTCGTCGGACTCGACAACGTGACGCGGGTGGTCAAGGTCGTGGGATTCGTGGCGTCGGCGCCCGGTTTCAACGGCCAGCCCGGCGTCGTCAACGGCGCGTCGGAACTGCTCGGTGAGGTCTTCGGGGACGCCGGCGCGCACGCGCGGTCCGCCGTCGGCGTCGCGGAACTCCCCATCGACGCACCGGTCGAGGTCGAACTCATCGTCGAGGTGAATTGAGCAACGGCGACCGCACTCCGCAGGCGGGCGAGGTTCTGACCCACCCCGCCTACGGACTGCTGCGCCCCGTCACCGACACCGCGTCGGTGCTGCTGTGCGACAACCCCGGCCTGATGACGCTGGACGGCACCAACACCTGGGTGCTGCGCGGGCGGGGCAGCTCGGAGATGGTCGTCGTCGATCCGGGACCCGACGACGACGCCCACCTGGAACGGCTGGCCGCGCTCGGCAAGATCTCGCTGGTGCTGATCAGCCACCGGCACGGCGACCACACCGACGGCATCGACCAGATCGTCGACCGGACCGGCGCCGTCGTGCGCTCGGTGGGCAGCGGCTTCCAGCGGGGCCTGGGCGGCTCGCTGACCGACGGCGAGGTGATCGACGCCGCGGGGCTGTCGATCACCGTGTTGGCGACGCCCGGGCACACCGCCGACTCGGTGTGCTTCCTGGTCGACGACGTCGTGTTGACCGCCGACACCGTGCTGGGCCGCGGCACCGCCGTGATCGACAAGGAGGACGGCAGCCTGCGCGACTATCTGGAGTCGCTGCGCCGGCTGCACGGGCTGGGCTCGCGGCGGGTGCTGCCCGGGCACGGCCCGGACCTCGGCGACCTGCACGAGGTCAGCGAGATGTACCTGGCCCACCGTGAACAGCGGCTCGAGCAGGTGCGCGGCGCGTTACGTGAGATCGGCGAGGACGCGACCGCCCGACAGGTCGTCGAACACGTCTACACCGACGTCGACGAGAAACTGTGGGAGGCCGCGGAGTCCTCGGTACAGGCCCAGCTGGACTATTTGCTCGAGCTGCGCCGGTGATTTCGGTGCGTTCGGTTGCGGCAACCGCAACCCAGCGCACCCAAATCGCTAGCGGGCGCGGCGCGCCAGCCGCTCGCTGTCGCTGATCAGCACGCTCTTGCCCTCCAGGCGGATCCAGCCGCGGTGGGCGAAGTCGGCCAGCGCCTTGTTCACCGTCTCGCGGGAGGCGCCGACCAGCTGAGCGATCTCCTCCTGGGTCAGGTCGTGCGTGACGCGCAGCGCCCCGCCTTCCTGCGTGCCGAAGCGCTGGGCCAGCTGCAGCAGCTGCTTGGCGACCCGGCCGGGCACGTCGGTGAAGATCAGGTCCGCCAGGTTGTTGTTGGTGCGGCGCAGACGGCGCGCCAACACCCGCAGCAACTGCTCGGCGATCTCCGGGCGGTCCTTGATCCACGCCTTGAGCGCGTCGCGGTCCATGGAGACCGCGCGCACCTCGGTGATGGTGGTCGCGCTCGAGGTGCGTGGCCCCGGGTCGAAGATCGACAGCTCGCCGAACATGTCGGACGGCCCCATGATGGTCAGCAGGTTCTCCCTGCCGTCCGGGGAACGTCGGCCGATCTTCACCTTGCCGGATATGATGATGTACAGGCGATCACCGGGCTCGCCTTCGGCGAATACGGTGTGCCCACGCGGGAAATCGACGGGCTGCAACTGCTTGGTAAGCGCAGATACGGCGCTGGGTTCGACTCCCTGGAAGATTCCGGCCCTGGCCAGGATCTCGTCCACGTTGCCCCTCTTAATTCTTGAATGGTCTGATGCGCGCTGACCAGCCTCTATACGGTTAGCGTGATCAGTCTAGAGGTAGACCCTGGCGCGACAGGCCAACGCTACACACGATTAGCTTGGCGAGTCGGCTGAAACTGCGGATTCGGATTCACCGAATGGTAGATCCGCGTCGGCAAATCGGGCTCGTCGTCGAGTTGGTACGGCCCCGACGGCGCGACCGGAACCCGGACCCGCGCGTTCTCGGACCGGGCCACCGCGGCGGCCCGCTCGAGCAGAACGGCAACCTGGTCGTCGCGCTCCGGGGCGTCGATCGCGTCTTCGATTCGACCCAGCCCGAACGTCGCCATCATGAGCAACGCGGGGATGGAAACTGCCAACAACCAGGACACACGTCGAAGTAAACACGGGCAAGGTCTCAGCGGGATCACGAATTGCCATCCGCTACGCGGCTACCCTGTGGTGGTGGCGGGCAAGGGAAAACGCAACCGGAAATGGGACCGGGAAACACCTCTCGGGCTGGTGCGGCGCGCCCGCCGGATGAACCGCACCCTGGCGACGGCGTTCCCGCACGTGTACTGCGAACTGGATTTCACCAATCCGCTCGAGCTCACCGTCGCAACCATCTTGTCGGCGCAGTGCACCGACAAGCGGGTCAACCTGACCACCCCGGCGCTGTTCCGCGAATATCCCACCGCGCTGGCCTACGCCCAGGCCGACCGCACCGAACTCGAGGAGATGATCCGGCCCACCGGCTTCTACCGCAACAAGGCCAACTCCCTGATCAACCTGGGCCAGCAGTTGGTGACCCGGTTCGACGGCGAGGTGCCCGACAAGCTGGAGGACCTGGTGACGCTGCCGGGCATCGGCCGCAAGACCGCCAACGTCGTGCTCGGCAACGCCTTCGACATCCCCGGCATCACGGTCGACACCCACTTCGGGCGCCTGGTGCGCCGGTGGCGCTGGACGGCCGAGGAGGACCCGGTGAAGGTCGAGAAGGTCGTCGGCGACCTGATCGAGCGCAAGGAATGGACCCTGCTCAGCCACCGGGTGATCTTCCACGGCCGCCGGGTGTGCCACGCCCGCCGGCCGGCCTGCGGGGTGTGCGTGCTGGCGTCGGACTGCCCGTCCTTCGGCGAGGGGCCCACCGATCCGCTGGAGGCCGCGGCGCTGGTCCGCGGCCCGGAGACCGAGCACCTGCTGGCGTTGGCGGGACTGTAGCCGCGGGTATGACCAGATCGGCGAAGTGGACGCTGGTGATCGCAGCGGTCATGGCGGTGGTGCTCGGCGGCTTCATCGTCGAGTTGCGCGACGCCGGCTCGCGGAATCCCGACGGCACGGTCGCGACCGAGTCGACGA
It encodes the following:
- a CDS encoding ArsA-related P-loop ATPase, which codes for MATTPSDGRPVGWPSRLAKARLHFVTGKGGTGKSTVAAALALTLAAGGRKVLLVEVEERQGIAQLFDVPPLPYEELKIATAERGGQVNALAIDIEAAFMEYLDMFYNLGLAGRAMKRIGAVEFATTIAPGLRDVLLTGKIKESVIRVDRNKLPVYDAIVVDSPPTGRISRFLDVTRAVSDLAKGGPVHSQAEGVVNLLRSDQTAIHLVTLLESLPIQETIEAIEELEEIGLPIGAVIVNRNIPAFLAPEDLDAAAEGEIDAEAVRADLEKVGITMPDGDFAGLLTETIQHATRVKSRSETAERLDEIHVPRLELPSINDGIDLGSLYELADVLAHQGVR
- a CDS encoding DUF4177 domain-containing protein codes for the protein MSAPTTWEYATVPLLTHATKQILDQWGADGWELVAVLPGPTGEQHVAYLKRPK
- a CDS encoding RidA family protein; this encodes MSATARLSELGLTLPTVVAPLAAYVPAVRTGNLVYTSGQLPMVDGKLSAQGKVGAEVSAEDAREVARLCALNALAAVDALVGLDNVTRVVKVVGFVASAPGFNGQPGVVNGASELLGEVFGDAGAHARSAVGVAELPIDAPVEVELIVEVN
- a CDS encoding MBL fold metallo-hydrolase, with the protein product MTHPAYGLLRPVTDTASVLLCDNPGLMTLDGTNTWVLRGRGSSEMVVVDPGPDDDAHLERLAALGKISLVLISHRHGDHTDGIDQIVDRTGAVVRSVGSGFQRGLGGSLTDGEVIDAAGLSITVLATPGHTADSVCFLVDDVVLTADTVLGRGTAVIDKEDGSLRDYLESLRRLHGLGSRRVLPGHGPDLGDLHEVSEMYLAHREQRLEQVRGALREIGEDATARQVVEHVYTDVDEKLWEAAESSVQAQLDYLLELRR
- the crp gene encoding cAMP-activated global transcriptional regulator CRP, which codes for MDEILARAGIFQGVEPSAVSALTKQLQPVDFPRGHTVFAEGEPGDRLYIIISGKVKIGRRSPDGRENLLTIMGPSDMFGELSIFDPGPRTSSATTITEVRAVSMDRDALKAWIKDRPEIAEQLLRVLARRLRRTNNNLADLIFTDVPGRVAKQLLQLAQRFGTQEGGALRVTHDLTQEEIAQLVGASRETVNKALADFAHRGWIRLEGKSVLISDSERLARRAR
- the nth gene encoding endonuclease III; this encodes MAGKGKRNRKWDRETPLGLVRRARRMNRTLATAFPHVYCELDFTNPLELTVATILSAQCTDKRVNLTTPALFREYPTALAYAQADRTELEEMIRPTGFYRNKANSLINLGQQLVTRFDGEVPDKLEDLVTLPGIGRKTANVVLGNAFDIPGITVDTHFGRLVRRWRWTAEEDPVKVEKVVGDLIERKEWTLLSHRVIFHGRRVCHARRPACGVCVLASDCPSFGEGPTDPLEAAALVRGPETEHLLALAGL